TGCGCCAGCCACTGTCTCCCCGGACAAACTCCCGGCGCACGTGGCGATCATCATGGACGGCAACGGCCGCTGGGCCAAGGCCCGTGGCCTGCCGCGCAGCGAAGGACACCGCGCGGGCACCGAGGCCGCCAAGGCCATCGTCACCCGCTGCCGCGAGCGCGGCGTGCGCCACCTCACGCTCTACACCTTCTCCTCGGAAAACTGGGCCCGGCCCAAGGACGAAATAGGCTTCCTCTTCAAGCTCCTGGCCGATTTCATGACCCGCGAACTGCCGAGCCTCATGGAACAGTCCATCCGGCTCGTCATCCTCGGCGAGATCGCCGACCTGCCCTTCGCCACGCGCAAGGTGCTCGAACATGCCGTGAAGAAGACCGCCAGGAACACGGCCATGACCCTGAACCTGGCC
The sequence above is a segment of the Alkalidesulfovibrio alkalitolerans DSM 16529 genome. Coding sequences within it:
- a CDS encoding isoprenyl transferase; amino-acid sequence: MRTSSPNHDARNSPAPATVSPDKLPAHVAIIMDGNGRWAKARGLPRSEGHRAGTEAAKAIVTRCRERGVRHLTLYTFSSENWARPKDEIGFLFKLLADFMTRELPSLMEQSIRLVILGEIADLPFATRKVLEHAVKKTARNTAMTLNLALNYGSRAEIVRAVRRIVEDGLPASVVSEEAIAERLYTVGQPDPDLVIRTSGELRLSNYLLFQCAYSEFLFTETLWPDFSPDEFDRALADYASRCRRFGKVGED